A window from Dermacentor albipictus isolate Rhodes 1998 colony chromosome 10, USDA_Dalb.pri_finalv2, whole genome shotgun sequence encodes these proteins:
- the LOC139050408 gene encoding tenascin-like isoform X2, producing MGYVRNAWGQCIRIEQCYDCLFTTNMDFNPCSSACPHICGWLAPAACTQQCVKGCACAPGFLRAFPKGPCVDAALCPRRCPGAHQIFTTCSPLCPRTCRNPHPRWCPPVCGGPRCICEPGYVALTMHPLICIHQDECHDRYLTCPRPHQEYTFCKSQCPVTCSNERPRSCTRQCAGRGCVCRKGYVQLEADPLVCVRPQECPPKSLCTGRGQIYTTCTSRCPDTCSDTKPRDCSSDCAGQGCACDKGFVQLQAEPLICVRRKECPAQPEQCPGSNQVFTRCRSRCPATCSVSGPRPCAADCAGQGCVCKEGYVQLQETPLICVRREACPVMPKLCPAPNQQYTSCKSRCPITCASKALRTCTYECAGQGCVCKPGYVQLRDEPLICVPPDKCPALPERCKGPNQEYSECVSLCPPTCWERNPRPCAAICASQGCVCKAGYFILKENPLICVDPQQCYYEGNRSLPQPSPLGMVTAASS from the exons ATGGGCTACGTACGCAACGCTTGGGGACAATGCATCAGGATAGAACAGTGCTATGACTGCCTTTTCACCACCAACATGGATTTCAACCCTTGTTCCTCGGCATGTCCCCACATCTGCGGCTGGTTAGCACCTGCGGCCTGTACCCAGCAGTGCGTAAAaggttgcgcatgcgcaccaggATTTCTCAG GGCTTTCCCTAAGGGACCATGCGTAGATGCGGCTCTGTGTCCACGTAGATGTCCTGGAGCTCACCAGATTTTCACAACATGTTCGCCGCTATGTCCACGGACTTGCCGTAATCCTCACCCAAGATGGTGTCCGCCAGTCTGCGGTGGTCCACGGTGCATCTGCGAGCCCGGCTACGTCGCGTTAACGATGCATCCGCTCATCTGCATCCATCAAGACGAGTGCCATGATCGCTACCTAACATGCCCGCGGCCCCACCAAGAGTACACGTTTTGCAAATCGCAATGTCCCGTCACTTGTTCCAACGAGAGGCCACGTTCCTGCACTAGGCAGTGCGCAGGACGAGGCTGCGTCTGCAGGAAGGGCTACGTTCAATTAGAGGCGGATCCTCTGGTATGCGTTCGACCCCAGGAATGCCCGCCCAAGTCACTGTGCACCGGTCGAGGCCAGATCTACACGACCTGCACGTCTCGCTGCCCTGACACTTGCTCAGACACAAAACCTCGAGACTGCTCTTCTGATTGCGCAGGGCAAGGATGCGCTTGTGACAAAGGGTTCGTCCAGTTACAAGCGGAGCCGCTGATATGTGTTCGCAGGAAGGAATGTCCTGCCCAGCCAGAGCAGTGCCCGGGTTCAAACCAGGTTTTCACCCGCTGCAGATCCCGCTGCCCGGCCACTTGCTCCGTCAGCGGACCGCGCCCGTGCGCAGCCGACTGCGCGGGTCAAGGATGCGTGTGCAAGGAAGGTTACGTGCAGCTGCAAGAGACGCCACTGATCTGCGTTCGACGGGAAGCTTGCCCGGTCATGCCGAAGCTGTGCCCGGCTCCCAACCAGCAGTACACGTCTTGTAAATCCCGCTGTCCCATCACTTGCGCAAGCAAGGCACTTCGCACGTGCACATACGAATGTGCAGGGCAAGGCTGTGTCTGCAAGCCTGGGTACGTGCAGTTACGTGATGAACCGCTGATTTGCGTGCCGCCTGATAAGTGTCCTGCCTTGCCGGAGCGTTGCAAAGGCCCCAACCAGGAGTACTCGGAATGCGTGAGTTTGTGCCCGCCGACTTGCTGGGAGAGGAATCCTCGCCCGTGCGCGGCCATATGCGCGAGCCAGGGTTGCGTTTGCAAGGCGGGGTACTTTATTTTGAAGGAGAATCCTTTGATATGCGTCGATCCGCAACAGTGCTATTACGAGGGAAATAGGAGCCTCCCGCAGCCTTCACCGCTTGGGATGGTCACTGCAGCTTCAAGTTAA
- the LOC139050408 gene encoding tenascin-X-like isoform X1 produces MELVAQLMFFRVSNRASLILFVGVVTSNAKFTGHLSKCGSLEVPAPNGIPRVDKFCKPWLASLPEVYKQRSCLCKMGYVRNAWGQCIRIEQCYDCLFTTNMDFNPCSSACPHICGWLAPAACTQQCVKGCACAPGFLRAFPKGPCVDAALCPRRCPGAHQIFTTCSPLCPRTCRNPHPRWCPPVCGGPRCICEPGYVALTMHPLICIHQDECHDRYLTCPRPHQEYTFCKSQCPVTCSNERPRSCTRQCAGRGCVCRKGYVQLEADPLVCVRPQECPPKSLCTGRGQIYTTCTSRCPDTCSDTKPRDCSSDCAGQGCACDKGFVQLQAEPLICVRRKECPAQPEQCPGSNQVFTRCRSRCPATCSVSGPRPCAADCAGQGCVCKEGYVQLQETPLICVRREACPVMPKLCPAPNQQYTSCKSRCPITCASKALRTCTYECAGQGCVCKPGYVQLRDEPLICVPPDKCPALPERCKGPNQEYSECVSLCPPTCWERNPRPCAAICASQGCVCKAGYFILKENPLICVDPQQCYYEGNRSLPQPSPLGMVTAASS; encoded by the exons ATGGAGCTTGTGGCACAGCTAATGTTCTTTAGAGTGTCAAACAGAGCGTCACTAATTTTGTTTGTTGGCGTTGTCACTTCAAATGCAAAATttacag GTCACCTTTCCAAGTGTGGAAGTCTAGAGGTCCCTGCCCCGAACGGTATACCACGCGTGGATAAATTTTGCAAGCCATGGCTGGCCAGCCTTCCAGAGGTATACAAACAGCGCTCCTGCTTGTGCAAGATGGGCTACGTACGCAACGCTTGGGGACAATGCATCAGGATAGAACAGTGCTATGACTGCCTTTTCACCACCAACATGGATTTCAACCCTTGTTCCTCGGCATGTCCCCACATCTGCGGCTGGTTAGCACCTGCGGCCTGTACCCAGCAGTGCGTAAAaggttgcgcatgcgcaccaggATTTCTCAG GGCTTTCCCTAAGGGACCATGCGTAGATGCGGCTCTGTGTCCACGTAGATGTCCTGGAGCTCACCAGATTTTCACAACATGTTCGCCGCTATGTCCACGGACTTGCCGTAATCCTCACCCAAGATGGTGTCCGCCAGTCTGCGGTGGTCCACGGTGCATCTGCGAGCCCGGCTACGTCGCGTTAACGATGCATCCGCTCATCTGCATCCATCAAGACGAGTGCCATGATCGCTACCTAACATGCCCGCGGCCCCACCAAGAGTACACGTTTTGCAAATCGCAATGTCCCGTCACTTGTTCCAACGAGAGGCCACGTTCCTGCACTAGGCAGTGCGCAGGACGAGGCTGCGTCTGCAGGAAGGGCTACGTTCAATTAGAGGCGGATCCTCTGGTATGCGTTCGACCCCAGGAATGCCCGCCCAAGTCACTGTGCACCGGTCGAGGCCAGATCTACACGACCTGCACGTCTCGCTGCCCTGACACTTGCTCAGACACAAAACCTCGAGACTGCTCTTCTGATTGCGCAGGGCAAGGATGCGCTTGTGACAAAGGGTTCGTCCAGTTACAAGCGGAGCCGCTGATATGTGTTCGCAGGAAGGAATGTCCTGCCCAGCCAGAGCAGTGCCCGGGTTCAAACCAGGTTTTCACCCGCTGCAGATCCCGCTGCCCGGCCACTTGCTCCGTCAGCGGACCGCGCCCGTGCGCAGCCGACTGCGCGGGTCAAGGATGCGTGTGCAAGGAAGGTTACGTGCAGCTGCAAGAGACGCCACTGATCTGCGTTCGACGGGAAGCTTGCCCGGTCATGCCGAAGCTGTGCCCGGCTCCCAACCAGCAGTACACGTCTTGTAAATCCCGCTGTCCCATCACTTGCGCAAGCAAGGCACTTCGCACGTGCACATACGAATGTGCAGGGCAAGGCTGTGTCTGCAAGCCTGGGTACGTGCAGTTACGTGATGAACCGCTGATTTGCGTGCCGCCTGATAAGTGTCCTGCCTTGCCGGAGCGTTGCAAAGGCCCCAACCAGGAGTACTCGGAATGCGTGAGTTTGTGCCCGCCGACTTGCTGGGAGAGGAATCCTCGCCCGTGCGCGGCCATATGCGCGAGCCAGGGTTGCGTTTGCAAGGCGGGGTACTTTATTTTGAAGGAGAATCCTTTGATATGCGTCGATCCGCAACAGTGCTATTACGAGGGAAATAGGAGCCTCCCGCAGCCTTCACCGCTTGGGATGGTCACTGCAGCTTCAAGTTAA